A genomic window from Caballeronia sp. SBC1 includes:
- a CDS encoding urease accessory protein UreF: protein MRIAELTALLHLASPALPIGAFSYSQGLESAIEHGLIHDGDSAREWIASGLTNVLARGELPFLAHQMTRWRDHDAAALAAADEEFLASRESSELRRETQQMGWSLAQLCTQLEWGDAARLATLNTIKPISQPTAFAFAAYAHDAATDAALAAYSFSWVENQAAAALKAVPLGQIAGQRIIVALRVAIHTAVEKALDTSPDEINTFAPQLGILSARHESQYSRLFRS, encoded by the coding sequence ATCGGCGCGTTCAGTTATTCGCAGGGTCTCGAGTCGGCGATAGAACATGGCTTGATCCACGATGGCGACAGCGCCCGCGAATGGATCGCAAGCGGACTAACCAATGTCCTCGCACGCGGCGAGTTACCGTTCCTCGCGCACCAGATGACCCGCTGGCGCGACCACGATGCAGCAGCACTCGCCGCTGCCGATGAAGAATTCCTTGCCAGCCGCGAGTCCTCGGAATTGCGCCGCGAGACACAGCAAATGGGCTGGTCGCTGGCGCAGTTGTGCACGCAGCTTGAATGGGGCGACGCGGCGCGCCTCGCGACTTTAAACACCATTAAACCGATCTCACAGCCCACGGCGTTCGCCTTCGCGGCCTACGCTCACGATGCCGCCACCGACGCCGCCCTCGCCGCCTACTCCTTTTCGTGGGTCGAAAACCAGGCCGCCGCGGCGTTGAAAGCCGTACCGCTGGGCCAGATCGCGGGGCAGCGGATCATCGTTGCGTTGCGCGTTGCCATCCATACCGCAGTAGAAAAAGCGCTCGACACATCGCCGGACGAAATCAACACCTTCGCGCCGCAACTCGGCATTCTCTCGGCGCGCCACGAATCGCAATATTCACGCTTGTTCCGCTCTTGA
- a CDS encoding IS110 family transposase, with protein MAMRKREEDEVFPNAAGIDVGGSSHWVAVPRQADDEPVREFGAMTDDLNAMADWLLSCGVDTVALESTGVYWIPVYEVLERRGLVVWLVDARQMKYVPGRKSDVQDCQWLQKLMSLGLLRAAWRPGDEVCVVRAVVRQREVLLTEQADWVQRMQKALVQMNLQLTEVLTDVMGMTGQAIVRAIVAGERDPKVLARHRNGRVKASERDIERALTGNWREEHLFVLGQALAMVDSLAQRVLECDAKIEALLAPLGCHEVELSGPGKRRGKNTPQFDARTALARWAGVDLTRINGLAVTTVMTILSEIGPDLSRFANVKHFCSWLGLCPGTKVSGGKVLSARTRRSTNRVRQALKLAAMSLSRNDSALGAFYRRLCSRMDKPRANTAVAHKLARMVYFMLTRGEAFVDQGQQHYEEQQRQRSIDALRRRATALGFQITPAAQTP; from the coding sequence ATGGCGATGCGCAAGCGAGAAGAAGACGAGGTGTTCCCGAACGCAGCGGGGATCGATGTGGGCGGCTCGAGCCACTGGGTAGCGGTGCCCCGACAGGCAGATGACGAGCCGGTGCGTGAATTCGGGGCGATGACCGATGACCTGAACGCGATGGCCGACTGGCTGCTCTCGTGCGGGGTCGACACCGTGGCACTAGAGTCGACCGGGGTCTACTGGATCCCGGTCTACGAGGTGCTAGAGCGGCGCGGACTGGTGGTGTGGCTGGTCGACGCGCGGCAGATGAAGTACGTACCGGGACGCAAGAGTGACGTGCAGGACTGCCAATGGCTGCAGAAGCTCATGAGCCTGGGGTTGCTGCGCGCGGCCTGGCGCCCGGGCGATGAGGTCTGCGTGGTGCGCGCGGTGGTCCGTCAGCGCGAGGTGCTGCTCACCGAACAGGCCGACTGGGTGCAGCGCATGCAGAAGGCGCTGGTGCAGATGAACCTGCAACTGACCGAGGTGCTCACCGACGTGATGGGCATGACCGGGCAGGCGATCGTGCGGGCGATTGTGGCCGGCGAGCGTGACCCCAAAGTGCTGGCCCGGCATCGCAACGGCCGCGTCAAGGCCAGCGAGCGCGACATCGAGCGGGCGCTGACAGGCAACTGGCGCGAGGAGCACCTGTTCGTGCTCGGGCAGGCCCTGGCGATGGTCGACAGCCTGGCCCAGCGGGTGCTCGAGTGCGACGCGAAGATCGAGGCGTTACTGGCGCCACTGGGCTGCCACGAGGTCGAACTCAGCGGGCCGGGCAAGCGGCGCGGCAAGAACACCCCGCAGTTTGATGCACGCACGGCCCTGGCGCGCTGGGCGGGCGTGGACCTGACGCGCATCAACGGCCTGGCGGTCACCACGGTAATGACGATACTCTCGGAGATCGGCCCGGACCTGAGTCGCTTTGCCAACGTCAAGCACTTCTGTTCGTGGCTGGGACTGTGTCCTGGCACCAAGGTCAGCGGCGGCAAGGTGCTTAGTGCGCGCACCCGGCGTTCCACCAACCGGGTGCGCCAGGCGCTCAAGCTGGCCGCGATGAGCCTGTCGCGCAACGACTCGGCGCTGGGCGCGTTTTATCGGCGGTTGTGCTCACGTATGGACAAGCCGCGTGCGAATACCGCCGTCGCCCATAAGCTCGCCCGCATGGTGTACTTCATGCTCACGCGGGGCGAAGCCTTCGTCGACCAGGGCCAGCAGCATTACGAAGAACAGCAGCGTCAACGCAGCATCGATGCCCTCAGGCGCCGCGCGACTGCTCTCGGCTTCCAGATTACCCCAGCCGCGCAAACCCCTTGA
- the ureG gene encoding urease accessory protein UreG, protein MNAPVYSAAARRSKKLPPLRVGVGGPVGSGKTTLLEMLCKAMRDKYDLVAITNDIYTKEDQRLLTVAGALPAERIMGVETGGCPHTAIREDASINLEAVDQMIERFPDADIVFIESGGDNLAATFSPELSDLTIYVIDVAGGEKIPRKGGPGITKSDLLIINKIDLAPYVGANLDIMASDARKMRGERPFVMCNLKALEGLDDVVRFIEKKGLLAV, encoded by the coding sequence ATGAACGCACCCGTCTATTCCGCCGCTGCCCGCCGCTCCAAGAAACTGCCGCCCTTGCGCGTGGGTGTGGGAGGTCCGGTCGGCTCGGGCAAGACCACGCTGCTCGAAATGCTCTGCAAGGCGATGCGCGATAAATACGACCTCGTCGCAATCACCAACGACATCTACACTAAAGAGGATCAGCGCCTGCTGACGGTCGCGGGCGCGCTGCCTGCCGAGCGCATCATGGGCGTGGAAACGGGCGGCTGCCCGCACACGGCGATCCGCGAAGACGCGTCCATCAACCTGGAAGCCGTCGACCAGATGATCGAGCGCTTCCCGGACGCGGATATTGTGTTCATCGAATCGGGTGGGGACAATCTCGCGGCGACCTTCAGCCCGGAATTGTCGGACCTGACCATTTACGTGATCGATGTCGCCGGCGGCGAAAAAATTCCGCGCAAGGGCGGCCCGGGCATCACGAAGTCCGACCTGCTGATCATCAACAAGATTGACCTTGCCCCGTATGTAGGCGCAAATCTCGACATTATGGCGTCCGATGCGAGGAAGATGCGCGGAGAACGGCCATTTGTCATGTGCAACCTGAAGGCACTGGAAGGGCTCGACGACGTGGTTCGCTTCATCGAAAAGAAAGGTCTGCTCGCGGTCTGA
- a CDS encoding glycosyltransferase yields the protein MAQSSKRIAVLFHIADFNDGGIESSLMQWLRIYDRARFTVTLSVMFSSPAFEQRFRAQVPADVGVEILTDKPWLNLLQARRYARRLSKLGRVGRDVFNTLAVRPYVKTRVAALARRHDIIIDFDMSLRRLAGRFGVAWLGVNHFSFDARLGGRPRKMKRMLAQYGRYDGIAALNQQMADEASELFNGHLHNVFVLPNAIDIDRIRENGAHVEPAPCPGPYIVSVARLDEIQKDHRTLLRAYAQLVRTRDDGGLLEDLVIVGDGGFRRELEALAVELGVGERVHFTGYRNNPHAVVAHASALVLSSRYEGMPMVLLEALALGKPVISTDCPTGPREILDDGRFGMLVPIGDVDAMAGAMSRLLSDHAVRDGFTRGALERARAYGVEASNERFVACVTRILQERG from the coding sequence ATGGCGCAATCATCGAAGCGCATCGCCGTGCTGTTCCACATCGCGGATTTCAACGACGGCGGTATCGAATCGTCGTTGATGCAATGGCTGCGGATCTATGACCGCGCCCGCTTCACGGTGACGCTGTCCGTAATGTTTTCGTCCCCTGCGTTCGAACAGCGCTTTCGCGCGCAGGTTCCCGCGGATGTCGGCGTCGAAATTCTCACCGACAAACCCTGGCTCAACCTGTTGCAGGCACGTCGCTACGCGCGTCGGCTGAGCAAGCTCGGCCGTGTCGGCCGCGACGTCTTCAACACGCTCGCCGTGCGCCCGTATGTGAAGACGCGCGTGGCCGCGCTGGCGCGGCGTCACGACATCATCATCGACTTCGACATGTCGCTGCGCCGCCTGGCTGGCCGCTTCGGCGTGGCGTGGCTCGGCGTGAACCATTTCAGCTTCGATGCACGGCTGGGCGGCCGGCCCCGCAAGATGAAACGGATGCTCGCGCAATATGGGCGCTACGACGGCATTGCCGCGCTGAATCAGCAGATGGCCGATGAAGCGAGCGAGCTGTTCAATGGCCATCTGCACAACGTGTTTGTGCTGCCGAATGCGATCGATATTGACCGGATTCGCGAGAATGGCGCGCATGTGGAACCTGCGCCGTGTCCCGGGCCATATATCGTTTCAGTGGCGCGGCTCGACGAAATCCAAAAGGATCATCGGACCTTGCTGCGAGCTTACGCACAGCTTGTCAGGACGCGTGATGACGGTGGGTTGCTGGAAGACCTGGTGATTGTCGGCGACGGTGGTTTTCGCCGCGAGCTGGAAGCGCTGGCGGTCGAGTTGGGCGTTGGCGAACGCGTGCATTTCACGGGGTATCGGAACAATCCGCACGCGGTCGTGGCGCACGCGAGCGCGTTGGTGCTCAGCTCGCGTTACGAAGGCATGCCCATGGTGTTGCTCGAGGCGCTGGCGCTTGGCAAGCCGGTGATTTCAACCGATTGCCCGACGGGGCCGCGCGAGATCCTGGACGATGGCCGGTTCGGGATGCTGGTTCCTATCGGCGATGTGGACGCCATGGCAGGGGCAATGTCGCGGTTGTTGTCGGACCATGCGGTGCGTGATGGCTTTACGCGTGGAGCGCTGGAACGGGCCCGGGCTTATGGCGTGGAGGCGAGCAATGAGAGGTTCGTTGCTTGCGTGACGCGGATTTTGCAGGAACGCGGTTAG
- the waaA gene encoding lipid IV(A) 3-deoxy-D-manno-octulosonic acid transferase, whose protein sequence is MLRLVYRALWWLVAPLAVLRLLIRSRRERGYREHIGERFGFGPARRADDLAPLIWVHAVSVGETRAAQPLIEALQQAHPDARILLTHMTPSGRATGVQLYGDRISRSYLPYDSPSLVRRFLRAWRPSLGIVMETEVWPTLIDECKRADIPLVLTNARMSARSFKRAAKFGNATREVFGGFTRVLAQTQSDADRLSALGARNVAVLGNLKFDMAAPPELYARGHAWRAAIGDRPVWVAASTREGEEALVLQAFTTLRNRIPDALLILVPRHPQRFDEVAMLIDAAAQSYVRRSAWAGRAAAAGSGIDAAPALPANVNVLLGDSMGELSAYYAASDLAFIGGSLLPLGGQNLIEACAAGVPVLIGPHTFNFTQATNDAIAEGAALRVSDPAALARGLREIFTDKPRRLAMSAAASAFAAKHRGATARTVAVLGTLLRTQAEDQ, encoded by the coding sequence ATGCTAAGGCTCGTGTATCGCGCCTTATGGTGGCTCGTCGCGCCGCTCGCGGTGCTGCGACTTCTGATCCGCTCGCGGCGGGAGCGTGGGTATCGCGAACATATCGGCGAACGGTTTGGCTTTGGTCCCGCCCGCCGTGCCGACGACCTCGCGCCGTTGATCTGGGTGCATGCCGTATCCGTTGGGGAGACGCGCGCGGCGCAGCCGCTGATCGAAGCGCTGCAGCAAGCCCATCCCGATGCCCGCATCCTGCTGACGCACATGACGCCGAGCGGCCGCGCGACCGGTGTGCAGCTATACGGCGATCGTATTTCGCGCAGTTATCTTCCCTACGATTCGCCGTCGCTCGTGCGGCGGTTCTTGCGCGCGTGGCGGCCGTCGCTGGGCATCGTGATGGAAACGGAAGTGTGGCCGACGCTCATCGATGAATGCAAACGGGCCGATATCCCGCTGGTGCTGACCAACGCGCGGATGTCGGCGCGCTCGTTCAAGCGCGCGGCGAAGTTCGGCAATGCAACGCGCGAAGTCTTCGGTGGGTTTACGCGCGTGCTGGCGCAGACACAGTCCGACGCGGACCGCTTGAGCGCGCTGGGCGCGCGCAACGTCGCGGTGCTCGGCAACCTGAAGTTCGATATGGCCGCGCCGCCCGAACTCTATGCGCGCGGCCATGCGTGGCGCGCGGCGATCGGGGATCGCCCGGTTTGGGTGGCGGCAAGCACGCGTGAGGGCGAGGAAGCGCTGGTGTTGCAGGCGTTCACGACCTTGCGCAACCGTATACCCGATGCGTTGCTGATCCTCGTGCCGCGCCATCCGCAGCGGTTCGATGAAGTGGCCATGTTGATCGATGCCGCCGCGCAGTCCTATGTGCGGCGTTCCGCCTGGGCCGGACGGGCGGCGGCAGCGGGATCGGGAATCGATGCCGCGCCGGCATTGCCTGCGAACGTCAACGTGCTGCTCGGCGATTCGATGGGCGAGCTGAGCGCGTATTACGCGGCGTCGGATCTGGCGTTTATCGGCGGGAGTTTGCTGCCGTTAGGCGGACAGAACCTGATCGAGGCGTGTGCGGCCGGCGTGCCGGTGCTGATTGGCCCGCACACCTTCAATTTCACGCAAGCGACGAACGACGCGATCGCGGAAGGTGCGGCGTTGCGCGTGAGCGATCCGGCGGCGTTGGCGCGCGGTCTGCGCGAGATTTTCACCGATAAACCCCGCCGGCTTGCCATGAGCGCAGCGGCGTCGGCGTTTGCGGCGAAGCATCGCGGAGCGACGGCGAGAACAGTGGCGGTGTTGGGGACGCTGTTGCGCACGCAGGCAGAGGACCAGTGA